In the genome of Mucilaginibacter sp. 14171R-50, the window TTATCATTTAAACCCTTATAATTTCCTTTTAGCGTGGCAAGTTCCTGGCGTATGCGTGCTGTGTCGGCTATCAGTTGCGAAACCTGCTCTTCTAATGCAGTGGTACGGTTAGCTAACGAATCGCGCTCGGCTAATAAAGCCTTGTGCTTTTTTGGCGACATTACTACGCACGATTGCAGTGCAGAAATAAGCAGAGCGGCTAACAGTAAGTGTTTAAATTTCATGATCAATCAGATTTAAGTATATCAAGCTATCGCGTTTTTCAGAAAAACATTCATAGGGTATATCCTGCTGCACAAAGCCACAATTTCTGTTGCGGCGCCGGCGCGCACTACTTCCTTATCTTTAAGTGGATGCCAGGCTACAAAACTTTTTAATTTTAACAGATCGATGTTTTCGTTATCGGCATCATAGCCCTTTGGGGTTGTCTTTAACTGGTCTTGTTTCCTGAACTCGCCAAACAGCTTTATAAATTCTTCGTCGTCGATTATCTTTTTCAGATCTTCGGCATTATAATCAATTTCCTGGCGTATGGCTTTGAGATGATCGGCTTCGGGCATCCAATAGCCCCCGGCTATAAAAGATTTACCTGGTTGTATATGTAAGTAATATTCAACCCCGCCGGGTTTTAAACCCTGGGTTGGCAGGCTTATGCCAAAGTTGTTTTTGTAAGGCGTTTTATTTTTGCTGAAGCGTATATCGCGGTAAATACGCATTACGCACTTTTTGGGGTCAAGGTCGGCGCTAACGCTGGGGTCAACTTTGTGCAGCTTGTTAATAACATCGGCGGCAAGCTCAATTACGTTGGCACGCGCATCGTCGTATCGGTCTTTATTTTCCTGAAACCACTCCCTGTTATTATTTTCAACAAGCTCTTTTAAAAAGTCAAGCGTTTGGGGCCTTATCATCCAAAGTATCTGTTTGTGGTTTAGTGCGGTTGCCTGTCATCAACCAATAGTGTTAATTCAGGTGCAGTTTCTCGCTTCGCATGTTCAGTTCAACATTTTTACGACGGTATTTTTTCAGCCAGATGTAGGCTACTACAGCCACAGCCAGATAAGGAGCAGCCAATAAATATACTATGCCATTGTTTAAGCCATTGGTAGTTTTGGCTCCGCTTTTTGAATTGGTTTCGACATTAGAAGCACACATAGCACATTGTGCCTTAACCGGCACTACACTGCATACCAATAAGCCCAATACTAACGCGATGTATAAAAATTTTAACTTTTTCATGGTTGGTTAATTAAAGTGGTAGTAAGGCCTGATCATCAAATATACAACAACACCCGATAAGGTAACAAACAACCATATAGGGAACGTCCATCTTACCAATTTCTTATGTTTTTGTACCTGCATTTGCAACCCGCGGTAAAAGCTTAACAGTATAAGTGGTAAAACCCCGGCGGCAAGTATAATATGCGGCACAAGTATATACAAGTAAACAGTTCTTGAACTCCCCGCCGCCGCACGTTCAGCATCTGATAACAGCCCGTTGCCGTCTATATCCCCATAAACGGTATCATTACGCATCAGGTAATGGAACAGGATATACGATACCAGGAACAACGACGACAGGCAAAAGGTAGTGATGTTCAGCCGCTTGTGTATTGTAATTTTGCCCTGTTTAATAAAATATAACGACGTTAACAGCAATATACTGCAGGTACCATTAAGTATGGCATTAAGCAAGGGCAAATAGGGAGTGAACGCGGGCGGAGTAGCCGGCCCGGGTATAAGATGGCGGTTAAGCACAATAACCACGGCTATAACAAATACGGTTATACCGGCAACAAATCGGAATATGAATTTATCTGTCATTCTGTTGTATATATTAGGAAAACCTAAAAGAAA includes:
- a CDS encoding DUF2461 domain-containing protein, with the protein product MIRPQTLDFLKELVENNNREWFQENKDRYDDARANVIELAADVINKLHKVDPSVSADLDPKKCVMRIYRDIRFSKNKTPYKNNFGISLPTQGLKPGGVEYYLHIQPGKSFIAGGYWMPEADHLKAIRQEIDYNAEDLKKIIDDEEFIKLFGEFRKQDQLKTTPKGYDADNENIDLLKLKSFVAWHPLKDKEVVRAGAATEIVALCSRIYPMNVFLKNAIA
- a CDS encoding DUF420 domain-containing protein translates to MTDKFIFRFVAGITVFVIAVVIVLNRHLIPGPATPPAFTPYLPLLNAILNGTCSILLLTSLYFIKQGKITIHKRLNITTFCLSSLFLVSYILFHYLMRNDTVYGDIDGNGLLSDAERAAAGSSRTVYLYILVPHIILAAGVLPLILLSFYRGLQMQVQKHKKLVRWTFPIWLFVTLSGVVVYLMIRPYYHFN